The genomic window TTAGGTGTGGCAACAATTTATAAATCTAGGAAGTAATAATATGAAGCAGGTTTTTGCATTATTAGCATTTTTATTTGTAATTCAAACATCGAATGCACAGCTTTTCAAAAAAGAGAAGATAACCTATGATGCCAATCAGGGTCGAGGAACTACGGAATACAAACTGCTTCGATGGGGTTATTATTTAGGTTTTAACAACTACGACTTCAATTTTGATTACAACCAAGATTTACAAGATATTTATGTAAAAAGCACTACCGGTTTTAATGTAGGCTTAATTGGAAACTTACGAATTAATAAATTTTTAGACATCCGTATAGAACCTGGTTTACTAATTACTACAAGAGAATTAAATTACAGCTCAACATATTTTACAGAATCGGAACCAAGAGCGAGTGATTTAATACGTGAAGTAAAATCCACATACATTCATATACCCCTATTATTAAAGGTTTCTACCAAACGGATAAATAATTTTAAACCTTTTGTTGTTGGAGGCTTCTCTACAGCTTTAAATCTTTCAAGCAATGAAGACAACCCAAACGATAATTCAAACGGACAATTTAGAACTGTAAAAAATTCTCTATTTTACGAATTAGGTTTTGGCATCGATTTTTATTTATATAACTTTAAATTCACACCATCCATTCGTGGAGTATTTGGATTAAATGATGAGTTGGTAAGAGATGAGGATCCAGATAGTGCATGGACAAGTAACATAAACAGCATGAAAACTCGTGGTGTTTTTGTTAATTTTACTTTTCAGTAGAAAGTATTAAGTTATTCTTTTGTTGTGCTTAATTAAAATGAACTACTGCAAAAAAATGATTAAAAGACTCCAAAATAATGATATAGAAGTATCTAAAAAAATACGTTCAGTTTTTCAACTTTCATATAAGATAGAGGCAAAATTATTAAATGCTACTGATTTCCCTCCCTTAAAAAGACCCCTTGAAAATTATATAAATAGTGAAACAGAGTTTTTTGGATACTTAAAAGATAAAGAACTTGCTGGGGTCATTGAAATTAAACATAACAATAACTTTACACATATTAATAGCTTGGTTGTAGCTCCAAGTTTTTTCAGACAAGGAATTGCAAGAAAACTAATGGAATTCATTTTTGAAAGATTTAATTCAAAACTTTTTGTTGTAGAAACTGGATTAGAAAATGGACCAGCCACTGAATTATATAAGAAATTTAATTTCAAAGAAGTTAAACAATGGGACACAGACCACGGCGTTAGAAAAATAAAATTTGAACGAAGAATAAATAATATACCTAAACGCTAACCTCGTCTAAATTCACTTATCAAAATTGAAGTTGCCATAGCCACATTCAAACTCTCTGTAGCTTGTAAATCTCCAAATCTTGGGATACTTATTTTTTCAGTAATTAAAGCTTCTACATCTTTCGATACACCATTAGCTTCATTACCCATTACTAAAATGCCATGTTGTGGCAATTGTTTTTTATAAACATTTTGACCATCCATAAAAGCACCAAAAATAGGCGAATCAACATCGTTTAAAAACGTTTCCAAATCAACATAACTAATATTTACTCTTGTAATAGAGCCCATAGTAGCTTGTATCACTTTAGGGTTAAAACAATCTACAGTTGCTTTACTACAAACCAATTGTTTTATACCAAACCAATCACAAAGTCTAATAATGGTTCCTAAATTCCCAGGATCACGAACATCATCCAAAGCCACAATAAGTCCTTTGGTTTCTATAGGTGTTTGTTTAGGGATTTCAAAAACCGCCAATGCTTTATTAGGTGTTTTTAAGAAACTAATACGTTTTAAATCGGTTTCAGAAATTAAAACTTCATCTGTGGCATCAATATTGAAAGATTCCGTTGTATATAATGTATGAAGCTTTAAACTAGACGCCAACAATTCTTTTATTGTTTTAACACCTTCAACAACAAAAAAACCTAGGTCTTGTCTATATTTTTTTTGCTTTAAACTCGTTATTAATTTTATTTGGCTTTTACTAAGCATGCCTTTTTCTAATTTTTTATAAAGAAAAAGAAAATATTAGTAACATTGGCCTCGACATTAATTTTTCAGTTGAAAAAAATGTATTTTTGAACGCGTAACGTATATTTCAATTATTTTTTCAGTTGAAACAAAATTTTTAAACAAATTTAACCAAGATTAAAGGACGAGTACATTTTGAAACTTCAATTCAACAATATATTAATTTTACTAGTTTGCTTTATTTGCATTACCGCATGTGATAGTTTAAAACGCGTTGCAGAAGAAGACCATGTACTTTCTGAAAACACCATTCTTGTTAACGGTAAAAAAGAAAACACCGAAATATTAAATAATTTACTTTACCAAAAACCTAACACGAAGATTCCAATATTAGGAGTTCCGTTGCGGTTACACGTCTACAATTTAGCACGTCCAAATATTGATTCTATTATAAATGCTGATTTAAATAAAAGACCAAACAAGAAAAAACATCTCGAAAATTTTCTATCAAAAAAGCAGTTAAATAAATATATTGAATCGAAGACAAAATTTAATGCTTGGCTAAAAAAAACAGGAGAAGCTCCTATTATTGTTAATGAGTTAAAAACCAAAAAATCGATAATCCGTCTCAATGATTATTACATTAACAATGGTTGGCTCGATGTAAAAACCGATTATGATATTACAAAAACAGACGATAAACGCGCTAAAATTGAATATCAAGTAGAAACAGGTGAGCCTTTTATTATCGATACGATTACTCCAAACATTAAATCGCCAATTATCGATACTATTTATCAAAAAATAAAAAAGGACGCATTAATAAAACACAACGACCAATACAGAACTGTTAATTTTGAGCAAGAACGAGAACGCATCGCTACAGAAATAAGGAATTCGGGTGTGTATCATTTCTCTCAAGATTACATTACCATGGATATTGATACCATTGGCACTAATAAAAAAATGAATGTTGGCATCCATATTCAAGATCGAGCTATTAAAAATCAAGATTCAATTACACGTGTACCTTTTAAAATTTACACCATTAGAGATGTAAACATTATTACCGATTATTCTTTTGAAAACCGAGATAAACCTTTTCTAGATTCTATAAAATACAACGG from Algibacter sp. L1A34 includes these protein-coding regions:
- a CDS encoding TrmH family RNA methyltransferase, with amino-acid sequence MLSKSQIKLITSLKQKKYRQDLGFFVVEGVKTIKELLASSLKLHTLYTTESFNIDATDEVLISETDLKRISFLKTPNKALAVFEIPKQTPIETKGLIVALDDVRDPGNLGTIIRLCDWFGIKQLVCSKATVDCFNPKVIQATMGSITRVNISYVDLETFLNDVDSPIFGAFMDGQNVYKKQLPQHGILVMGNEANGVSKDVEALITEKISIPRFGDLQATESLNVAMATSILISEFRRG
- a CDS encoding porin family protein → MKQVFALLAFLFVIQTSNAQLFKKEKITYDANQGRGTTEYKLLRWGYYLGFNNYDFNFDYNQDLQDIYVKSTTGFNVGLIGNLRINKFLDIRIEPGLLITTRELNYSSTYFTESEPRASDLIREVKSTYIHIPLLLKVSTKRINNFKPFVVGGFSTALNLSSNEDNPNDNSNGQFRTVKNSLFYELGFGIDFYLYNFKFTPSIRGVFGLNDELVRDEDPDSAWTSNINSMKTRGVFVNFTFQ
- a CDS encoding GNAT family N-acetyltransferase, whose translation is MIKRLQNNDIEVSKKIRSVFQLSYKIEAKLLNATDFPPLKRPLENYINSETEFFGYLKDKELAGVIEIKHNNNFTHINSLVVAPSFFRQGIARKLMEFIFERFNSKLFVVETGLENGPATELYKKFNFKEVKQWDTDHGVRKIKFERRINNIPKR